In a genomic window of Candidatus Chazhemtobacterium aquaticus:
- the ftsH gene encoding ATP-dependent zinc metalloprotease FtsH: MENRDKRLPEERIRKIELGFKMRPRRWLMWLLIGLLFLPFALSLMDPSMLLDEVPISQAISDIKENRVRKVSLNGDEILMEYVSEEIKISRKEEGSSFIDTLQQEGVNPDQVEISVQSQAMGRLMASLLLNLPILLVMGFLLYMMLKQAKGAQSNIFGFGKSTAKVFAKGKQNVTFKDVAGVDEAKRELEEVVDFLKRPKKYRALGARTPKGVLLIGPAGVGKTLLAKAVAGEAGVPFFSMAGSEFMEMLVGVGASRVRDLFNTAKKAAPAIIFIDELDAIGRVRGMAGSVGGHDEREQTLNQILVEMDGFTPNDNVIVLAATNRPDVLDPALVRPGRFDRRVSLDMPDIEGRKAILAIHAKGKPFDKGLDWNRVAKRTVGFSGADLENVLNEAAIQAARSAKKAISAKDIEEAATKVKLGPEKRRLQSDLERKMTAYHEAGHAVVGHMLPGADPVHRVSIVSRLMSLGQTLALPERDKYQQTKSELIDMMAMMLGGRAAERLVFKELTAGAANDIEKVTRVARKMVVDFGMSDLGPVALGPMWETSEWGRSFVEPDQVSEEMKAKIDKEVKRLVDDAMKTAEAVLRKNMKKVDKLVEVLLAQETVEGEEFEKIMGVKKASNE; the protein is encoded by the coding sequence ATGGAAAATAGGGATAAACGTTTGCCCGAGGAAAGAATTAGAAAGATAGAGTTGGGTTTCAAGATGAGGCCGAGAAGGTGGCTGATGTGGCTATTGATAGGTTTGCTTTTCTTGCCGTTTGCTTTGTCTTTGATGGATCCATCAATGTTATTGGATGAGGTACCGATTTCACAAGCAATTAGTGATATTAAGGAAAATAGGGTGAGAAAGGTCAGTTTGAACGGTGATGAGATTTTGATGGAGTATGTAAGTGAGGAGATTAAGATTTCAAGAAAGGAAGAAGGGTCGAGTTTTATTGATACCCTTCAACAAGAGGGTGTTAATCCTGATCAGGTTGAGATATCGGTTCAATCACAGGCAATGGGAAGATTGATGGCTTCGTTGTTGTTAAACTTACCAATTCTTCTGGTGATGGGATTCTTGTTGTATATGATGCTGAAGCAAGCTAAAGGGGCTCAGAGTAATATTTTTGGATTTGGCAAAAGTACGGCGAAGGTTTTTGCTAAGGGTAAACAAAATGTGACTTTTAAGGATGTAGCTGGAGTAGATGAGGCTAAGAGAGAGTTAGAGGAGGTGGTGGATTTCTTGAAACGTCCTAAGAAATATCGAGCATTGGGAGCGCGGACACCTAAAGGGGTGTTGTTGATTGGTCCGGCTGGGGTAGGTAAAACGCTGCTAGCTAAGGCGGTGGCGGGCGAGGCTGGAGTGCCATTTTTCTCAATGGCTGGAAGTGAGTTTATGGAGATGTTGGTGGGGGTGGGAGCTTCAAGGGTGAGAGATTTGTTTAACACGGCTAAAAAGGCTGCACCAGCAATTATTTTTATTGATGAACTGGATGCGATTGGTAGAGTGCGAGGTATGGCTGGATCGGTGGGGGGACATGATGAAAGAGAACAAACTTTGAATCAAATTTTGGTGGAGATGGATGGGTTTACGCCAAATGACAATGTAATAGTGCTGGCAGCGACAAATAGACCAGATGTGCTTGATCCAGCTTTGGTGCGTCCGGGAAGATTTGATAGAAGAGTGTCGTTAGATATGCCAGATATTGAGGGGAGAAAGGCGATATTGGCGATTCATGCCAAGGGTAAGCCGTTTGATAAAGGGCTTGATTGGAACAGGGTAGCAAAGAGGACGGTTGGTTTTTCTGGAGCTGATTTGGAAAACGTGCTTAATGAGGCAGCGATTCAGGCAGCTCGGTCGGCAAAAAAGGCAATTAGTGCTAAAGATATCGAGGAAGCGGCAACGAAGGTGAAGTTGGGTCCTGAAAAAAGGAGATTGCAAAGTGATTTAGAAAGGAAGATGACAGCTTATCATGAAGCTGGTCATGCTGTGGTTGGCCATATGCTGCCGGGAGCAGATCCAGTGCACCGGGTGAGTATAGTGAGCAGGTTGATGAGTTTGGGGCAAACCTTGGCTTTACCAGAGCGAGATAAGTATCAACAAACTAAGTCTGAGCTGATTGATATGATGGCAATGATGTTAGGTGGTAGGGCGGCTGAAAGGTTGGTATTTAAGGAACTGACAGCCGGAGCAGCTAATGATATTGAGAAAGTGACTCGAGTGGCTCGAAAAATGGTGGTGGATTTTGGCATGAGTGATTTGGGCCCAGTAGCTTTAGGGCCGATGTGGGAAACATCGGAGTGGGGAAGGAGTTTTGTGGAGCCGGATCAAGTGTCGGAAGAGATGAAGGCAAAAATTGATAAGGAGGTGAAGAGGTTGGTTGATGATGCAATGAAGACAGCTGAAGCTGTATTGCGTAAGAATATGAAGAAAGTGGATAAGCTAGTTGAGGTTTTGTTAGCTCAAGAAACAGTAGAAGGAGAGGAGTTTGAAAAGATAATGGGTGTTAAGAAGGCTAGTAATGAATAA
- a CDS encoding NUDIX domain-containing protein, with translation MTGLRLSLDEFLLSLKLAPRMVVEVVVENKEGGLLMLRRQGDPFKGSWHLPGSFLMKGESISECVRRVLEDECGQGVDSGVWQFVGLFENPDGDPRGHLIHYVVKVEDIKVETDSRKHFFTTLPEKVIGYQKQFLFELGYK, from the coding sequence ATGACCGGATTAAGATTGAGTTTGGATGAGTTTCTTTTGAGTTTGAAGCTGGCTCCGCGGATGGTGGTGGAGGTGGTTGTTGAGAACAAAGAAGGTGGATTATTGATGCTGAGAAGGCAAGGGGATCCTTTTAAGGGAAGTTGGCATTTGCCTGGCAGTTTTCTGATGAAGGGAGAAAGTATAAGTGAGTGTGTTAGGAGAGTATTGGAGGATGAGTGTGGCCAAGGAGTGGACTCAGGTGTATGGCAGTTTGTTGGGTTATTTGAGAATCCAGATGGTGATCCACGAGGTCATTTGATTCATTATGTGGTTAAAGTAGAAGATATTAAGGTGGAAACTGATTCTAGGAAACATTTTTTTACGACCTTGCCGGAGAAGGTGATTGGTTATCAGAAGCAGTTTTTGTTTGAGTTGGGATATAAGTAG
- a CDS encoding methionine--tRNA ligase, producing the protein MKSEISYDQFGELDLRVGEVVAASLPDWSEKLVRYEVDFGEEIGKRVMFSGIREWYGPGELIGKKYVFVVNMKYKKMGPEESQGMMIMVEQEGRPVLMPVDGRVVNGSEVR; encoded by the coding sequence ATGAAGAGTGAAATAAGTTATGACCAGTTTGGGGAGCTTGATCTACGGGTAGGTGAGGTGGTGGCGGCAAGTTTGCCTGATTGGAGTGAAAAACTGGTTAGGTATGAGGTGGATTTTGGAGAAGAAATAGGAAAGAGGGTGATGTTTTCTGGTATTCGAGAGTGGTATGGACCTGGGGAGTTAATTGGTAAAAAGTATGTGTTTGTGGTTAATATGAAGTACAAAAAAATGGGTCCGGAGGAAAGTCAGGGGATGATGATAATGGTGGAGCAAGAAGGTAGGCCAGTACTGATGCCAGTTGATGGGAGAGTTGTAAATGGTAGTGAGGTGAGGTAG
- the trpS gene encoding tryptophan--tRNA ligase, with the protein MKKRVLTGDRPTGRLHIGHFLGSLRNRVEMQETHDQFVLIANVQALTDNFDDPGRVKDSILELLCDYYAVGIDFDKTTVFIQSEVPQIHEIFVYLANFVTIQQVSHNPTIKTELKQKRMEKSTPLGFFMYPVHQAADILCVRADLVPVGKDQAPMVEGTRDLAKKFNEMYGKAVLTEPEAVYGVEKNVPGVDGNEKMGKSLNNAIYLGDSRDELRKKVFLVYTDPNRIHADDPGSVEGNIAFTYHDLFNSDKSEVEDLKSRYRAGKVGDVVVKERLFEVMDEFLSPIREKRREAEERKQELLEKALEGSKKVREIADEVVGEMKEAMKIKF; encoded by the coding sequence ATGAAGAAGCGAGTTTTGACAGGAGACAGGCCGACGGGAAGATTGCATATTGGTCATTTTTTGGGGTCTTTGAGAAATAGAGTAGAGATGCAGGAAACCCATGATCAGTTTGTATTGATAGCCAATGTGCAGGCGTTGACAGATAACTTTGATGATCCAGGAAGAGTTAAAGATTCGATTTTAGAGTTACTGTGTGATTATTACGCAGTAGGTATAGATTTTGATAAGACAACGGTGTTTATCCAGAGTGAGGTGCCACAGATTCATGAGATTTTTGTTTACTTGGCAAATTTTGTGACAATACAGCAGGTATCACACAATCCGACTATAAAGACTGAGTTAAAACAAAAAAGGATGGAGAAAAGTACGCCGTTGGGCTTTTTTATGTACCCGGTACACCAAGCGGCGGATATATTGTGTGTGAGGGCTGATCTGGTGCCGGTGGGTAAGGATCAGGCGCCAATGGTTGAGGGTACAAGGGATTTGGCGAAAAAGTTTAATGAGATGTATGGTAAGGCGGTGTTGACTGAACCTGAGGCGGTGTACGGTGTGGAGAAGAATGTGCCTGGGGTTGATGGAAATGAGAAGATGGGTAAGTCGCTTAATAATGCGATATATTTGGGTGATTCCCGAGATGAGTTGCGAAAGAAGGTTTTCTTAGTATATACAGATCCTAATAGGATTCATGCAGATGATCCGGGTTCGGTGGAGGGAAACATTGCCTTCACTTATCACGACTTATTTAATAGTGATAAAAGCGAGGTTGAGGACTTGAAATCAAGATATCGGGCAGGGAAGGTGGGAGATGTTGTGGTGAAGGAGAGGTTGTTTGAAGTGATGGATGAGTTTTTGAGTCCGATTAGGGAGAAGAGGCGTGAGGCTGAAGAGAGAAAGCAGGAATTGTTGGAGAAAGCTTTAGAGGGAAGTAAAAAGGTGAGGGAGATTGCCGATGAGGTAGTTGGAGAGATGAAGGAGGCTATGAAAATTAAGTTTTAG
- a CDS encoding FtsB family cell division protein, which translates to MAKRRQIVKVILLMVLVYLSWVLGRSLWDLYQAKDRLVEAEVNLEEVKAEQELLSARLEEVRSDEFKEKEVRDKLTRRLPGETVVLVPEVELVERGLREKNEEKRPNWQKWWDLFFGE; encoded by the coding sequence ATGGCTAAGAGAAGGCAGATAGTAAAAGTAATCTTGTTGATGGTGTTGGTGTATTTGAGTTGGGTTTTGGGTAGGAGCCTGTGGGATTTATATCAGGCTAAGGATCGTCTTGTTGAAGCAGAGGTAAATTTGGAAGAGGTTAAGGCTGAGCAGGAGTTGTTGTCTGCACGTTTAGAAGAAGTTAGAAGTGATGAGTTTAAAGAGAAGGAAGTACGTGATAAATTGACGCGAAGGTTGCCAGGTGAAACGGTGGTGTTAGTGCCTGAGGTTGAGTTGGTAGAAAGGGGATTGAGAGAGAAAAACGAAGAAAAGAGGCCAAATTGGCAAAAATGGTGGGATCTGTTCTTTGGAGAATAG
- a CDS encoding tyrosine-type recombinase/integrase — translation MDQTNPFRSAQNEFQKSLESTGRATATILAYTKDIEQLLDFVAKTGKTSPEQVDTQDINDFKAYLADKNYTAKSISRKINSIKSFFRYLQSQKKIDSNPATTVTHPKYQLKPPRILTRIEYRALRDACRDDVRISAIVELLLQTGMRIGELANLELEDLDLNEDKITIRAYESHPSRTIPLNSSAKEALKLYLEDRPKTDTKNVFVTKTGNSFLVRNIRSSIDRYFRLAGIEDAKVNDLRHTFIAHQLTSGTPLVYVSKLVGHKRLSTTEKYLEFIKEKTAKDKPKLEEL, via the coding sequence ATGGATCAAACCAATCCCTTTCGCTCTGCTCAAAACGAGTTCCAAAAAAGCCTCGAGTCTACAGGCAGGGCCACTGCCACCATTTTAGCCTACACTAAAGATATCGAACAACTTCTCGATTTCGTGGCAAAAACCGGCAAAACTAGCCCCGAACAAGTAGATACACAGGACATCAATGACTTCAAGGCCTACTTAGCCGATAAAAACTATACTGCTAAATCAATTTCCCGCAAAATTAACTCCATCAAATCTTTCTTTCGCTATCTTCAGTCTCAAAAAAAGATTGACTCAAACCCAGCCACGACCGTAACTCATCCCAAATATCAACTTAAGCCACCTCGAATTCTTACTAGAATCGAATATCGCGCACTTCGAGACGCTTGTCGCGATGATGTTCGTATCAGCGCTATTGTCGAACTTCTTCTTCAAACAGGTATGCGTATTGGTGAACTTGCCAATCTTGAATTAGAAGATCTTGATCTAAACGAAGATAAAATCACTATCCGTGCCTACGAGTCCCACCCTTCCCGCACTATTCCCCTTAATTCCTCTGCCAAAGAAGCCCTCAAACTCTACCTCGAAGACCGCCCTAAAACCGATACAAAAAATGTCTTTGTCACCAAAACGGGTAATTCCTTTTTAGTTCGCAACATCAGGAGTAGTATTGACCGCTACTTCCGCCTAGCCGGCATTGAAGACGCCAAAGTAAACGACCTTAGACATACTTTTATCGCCCACCAACTCACCTCAGGCACCCCTCTTGTTTATGTCAGCAAACTTGTCGGCCACAAACGTCTTTCTACTACCGAAAAATATCTCGAATTCATCAAAGAAAAAACCGCCAAAGACAAGCCAAAACTCGAGGAGCTTTAA
- a CDS encoding type IV secretory system conjugative DNA transfer family protein, translating to MNSGIDLLTNMTEWVSMVFGIVAVLSVVVIVTAGLGVAMMQWFKYKNREEVSLRFVVMQILVPRDNEVKIEAAEQMFAALYSIKRGGFWQRFKAQQHLSFEIVAKKEAIAFYVSCHESLVSLVEKQISGAYPGAEVKVVEEPNIFSEEGKVEFAELVVRDKSYMPLKTYKELATDPLSLVTATLAKMGEGEAAAIQVLISPADSNWSKAGKEYLSGLKKAEADPEKASFKMSPEDMQAVDTKVGKPGFLTTIRLVSVAPTQEQARANLNNVKGAFSQFNSEMNGLSGKSIGWKSQFMVDFIYRYQSMFGQNSILSSDELATLWHLPNKTIETPHIVWLPARMAPATGGIPTSGLYLGKSVYRGQERAIHITEKDRMRHMYVLGRTGTGKTELLKSMILQDIKAGHGVCFLEPHGEGIDELLELVPPERAEDVIVFDPADTERPMGFNLLEVNHEEEMHFVASSIINLMYKLYDPHKTGMVGPRFEHAIRNAMLTAAVVPGATFIEVTRILQNEKYVQELLPKIKDPIVKRYWTEQIAQTSEFHKSETLDYIVSKFGRFITNKMIRNIIGQSQSTLNFRKAMDEGKIVFLKLSKGLLGEEDANFLGLVLVPKILAAALSRQDMPREERKPFFFYVDEFQNFATPDFAQILSEARKYALSLTVANQFVSQIDEEVRNAIFGNVGTMVVFRMGVSDANIMAQEFAPVFNESDLTNIPAQTTYVKTIVEGTPVPPFSMNVWRDLEAEKRMGDRRVAEMIKELSRLKYGKDREEVENEIERRGQL from the coding sequence ATGAATAGTGGTATAGATTTGTTAACAAATATGACGGAGTGGGTGAGTATGGTTTTTGGGATAGTGGCAGTATTGTCGGTAGTGGTGATAGTAACGGCTGGTTTGGGAGTGGCAATGATGCAGTGGTTTAAATATAAGAATCGAGAGGAGGTAAGCTTACGATTTGTGGTGATGCAGATTTTGGTGCCAAGAGATAATGAGGTGAAAATTGAGGCGGCAGAACAGATGTTTGCAGCGCTGTATTCAATCAAGAGAGGTGGGTTTTGGCAGAGATTTAAGGCTCAGCAGCACCTGAGTTTTGAAATTGTGGCAAAGAAAGAAGCGATAGCGTTTTATGTGTCATGTCATGAGAGTTTGGTCTCATTAGTAGAGAAGCAAATCTCGGGAGCGTATCCAGGAGCCGAGGTGAAAGTGGTTGAGGAACCTAATATTTTTAGTGAAGAGGGAAAGGTTGAGTTTGCTGAGTTGGTAGTAAGGGATAAAAGCTACATGCCTTTGAAAACATATAAAGAGCTGGCGACTGATCCTTTAAGTTTGGTAACAGCAACACTGGCAAAGATGGGAGAAGGTGAAGCGGCGGCAATTCAGGTATTAATTTCCCCAGCAGATTCGAATTGGAGTAAAGCGGGTAAGGAGTATTTGAGTGGTTTGAAAAAAGCGGAGGCTGATCCTGAGAAGGCCAGTTTTAAGATGTCACCCGAAGATATGCAGGCTGTGGATACTAAGGTGGGTAAACCTGGTTTCTTAACAACAATTAGGCTGGTGAGTGTGGCTCCGACTCAAGAGCAAGCTAGGGCTAACTTAAATAACGTTAAGGGGGCTTTTTCTCAGTTTAATTCAGAGATGAATGGTTTGAGTGGGAAGTCGATTGGGTGGAAGAGTCAGTTTATGGTTGATTTTATTTATCGCTATCAATCAATGTTTGGTCAGAACTCAATTTTATCGAGCGATGAGTTAGCAACACTCTGGCACTTGCCGAATAAAACGATTGAGACGCCACATATTGTGTGGTTACCAGCGAGAATGGCTCCGGCGACTGGTGGTATTCCAACTTCAGGTTTGTATTTAGGTAAAAGTGTTTATCGCGGCCAGGAGAGGGCAATACATATTACCGAGAAAGATCGAATGAGACATATGTATGTTCTGGGAAGGACTGGAACAGGAAAGACTGAGTTGTTAAAATCGATGATTTTGCAGGATATTAAAGCTGGTCATGGAGTTTGTTTTTTAGAGCCGCATGGTGAGGGTATTGACGAGCTGTTGGAGTTGGTGCCGCCGGAGAGAGCCGAGGATGTTATTGTTTTTGATCCTGCAGATACGGAGAGACCGATGGGGTTTAATTTGCTGGAAGTAAATCATGAAGAGGAGATGCATTTTGTGGCTAGCTCGATCATTAATTTGATGTATAAGCTGTATGATCCGCATAAGACGGGGATGGTTGGTCCTCGATTCGAGCATGCGATCAGAAATGCGATGTTAACTGCGGCCGTGGTACCAGGGGCGACCTTTATTGAGGTAACTAGGATATTGCAAAACGAAAAATATGTTCAGGAGCTGTTGCCTAAAATTAAAGATCCGATTGTGAAGAGGTACTGGACTGAACAGATTGCTCAGACAAGTGAGTTTCACAAGAGTGAGACTCTTGACTATATCGTGAGTAAGTTTGGCCGATTTATTACCAATAAGATGATCAGAAACATTATTGGCCAGAGTCAGTCTACTTTGAATTTCCGCAAAGCAATGGATGAGGGTAAGATTGTGTTTCTCAAGTTATCAAAAGGATTGTTAGGTGAAGAGGATGCCAACTTTTTGGGATTGGTGTTGGTGCCAAAGATTTTGGCGGCAGCTTTATCAAGACAAGATATGCCAAGAGAAGAAAGAAAGCCTTTTTTCTTCTATGTGGACGAGTTTCAGAATTTTGCCACACCAGATTTTGCTCAGATTTTGTCAGAGGCTAGAAAGTACGCCCTTTCTTTGACGGTGGCTAACCAGTTTGTGAGCCAGATTGATGAGGAAGTAAGGAATGCAATTTTTGGTAATGTGGGAACCATGGTGGTGTTTAGGATGGGTGTTTCTGATGCCAACATTATGGCTCAGGAGTTTGCGCCGGTGTTTAATGAGTCTGATTTGACTAATATCCCGGCTCAGACTACTTATGTTAAGACGATCGTGGAGGGAACACCGGTACCACCGTTTTCGATGAATGTGTGGAGGGACCTTGAGGCGGAGAAAAGAATGGGGGATAGACGAGTGGCTGAGATGATTAAGGAGTTGTCTAGGTTGAAATACGGTAAGGATAGGGAAGAGGTTGAGAATGAGATAGAGAGACGAGGACAGTTATAG
- a CDS encoding cob(I)yrinic acid a,c-diamide adenosyltransferase, whose protein sequence is MVKSSVGKQGMVYVFTGEGKGKTSAALWTAVRAAKTGMRVVVIMWYKEARWPTVDQEIGENFENMEIFLMGRGFYQLPTDHASVSDHKEAAKMALELAREKLRKVDLLVLDEVVNAIGDGLVNEDEIVGLLESRGKTHLILTGRGAGKRLIELADLVTEMKKIKHPFDRGIKAVRGLDY, encoded by the coding sequence ATGGTTAAGAGTAGCGTGGGTAAACAAGGGATGGTATATGTGTTTACTGGTGAGGGTAAAGGCAAAACCTCGGCTGCTTTGTGGACTGCGGTGAGGGCAGCAAAAACTGGAATGAGAGTGGTAGTAATTATGTGGTACAAGGAAGCTAGGTGGCCAACTGTGGACCAGGAGATTGGGGAAAACTTTGAGAATATGGAGATTTTTCTGATGGGAAGGGGTTTTTATCAGTTACCGACTGATCATGCAAGTGTCAGTGATCATAAGGAAGCGGCAAAGATGGCTTTAGAATTAGCAAGAGAAAAATTAAGAAAAGTGGATCTATTGGTGTTGGACGAGGTGGTTAATGCTATAGGAGATGGTTTGGTGAATGAGGATGAAATTGTTGGGTTGCTTGAGTCGAGGGGTAAGACACACTTGATATTAACAGGGAGGGGGGCGGGTAAGAGATTGATTGAGCTGGCTGATTTGGTAACAGAGATGAAGAAAATAAAGCATCCATTTGATCGGGGGATTAAAGCGGTACGTGGTTTGGATTACTAA
- a CDS encoding vitamin B12-dependent ribonucleotide reductase — translation MAVSATIYEIKKEEKEKEREGDDIEYRKVKQEMKDYGEVMKLVSAKAGDRPELPDDLPVGQWSEQALKVLRERYLDKDAQGEVKETPEEMVWRVAFAIASAEVVWGADRKAVIELAKSYYKLMVSLKFLPNSPTLMNAGKGNGLQYSACFVLPVEDSLVGIFDAIKWQAIIHQSGGGTGFGFSRLRPQGAFVKTSRGVASGPVSFMKIFDAATQQVKQGGTRRGANMGMLRVDHPDIKEFITCKLEGGITNFNISVLATDDFMKALEEDGEYELVAPHTKEVVGKERAREIFDLICDSAWRSGDPGMVFIDRVNASKANPVPSLGPIESTNPCGEQPLYGFDACNLGSIFLRYFVKDGKEGRGVDWDGLKEAVWQSVRFLDDVIEVNPYPLPQIWETVRKIRRIGLGIGGWADMLFLLGIPYDSKEAFDLAEKIMRFISDEGHKASEALAEDRGPFPLWSESIYKEGRPLRNSTVTTIAPTGTISIIANSSSGVEPIFALAYRHTVKDEHINRELVFVNPVLREIGEKEGWWSKELEEKIAETGNVHDVKGVPDKWRKVLVTSHEIKPADHVMMQAAWQRYTDNAVSKTINLPNEAKVDDVAQAYLQAWSEGCMGITVYRDGSKDWQVLNVGSKTDKKTDDKGMVIEEKSETRSEVAELRVRPKKLVGSTYKIKTPVGTAFVVVNSDDLGNPFEVFVNVGKAGTHVTADAEAIGRLVSLSLRVPSVLPARSVAEAVVEQLAGIGGAESVGFGNGKVRSLADGVAKVLREHMQPEVEQEVKGGSNGFASKSPLLDSVSSGDLGEVVQQEALPLTKERRDLCPECGQATLVIEEGCSKCYSCGASKC, via the coding sequence ATGGCAGTTTCAGCAACAATTTACGAGATTAAAAAAGAAGAAAAAGAAAAAGAGAGAGAAGGAGATGATATTGAGTATAGGAAAGTAAAACAAGAGATGAAGGATTACGGGGAGGTGATGAAACTAGTTTCTGCTAAGGCGGGAGATAGGCCAGAATTACCGGATGATTTACCAGTCGGACAGTGGTCTGAGCAAGCACTGAAGGTTTTAAGAGAAAGATACTTGGATAAAGATGCTCAAGGTGAGGTGAAAGAGACGCCGGAGGAGATGGTGTGGAGAGTGGCTTTCGCGATTGCGAGTGCTGAAGTGGTTTGGGGGGCTGATAGGAAAGCAGTAATTGAGCTAGCTAAAAGTTATTACAAACTAATGGTGTCGCTTAAGTTTTTACCTAACTCACCAACTCTAATGAATGCGGGTAAGGGTAACGGATTGCAGTATTCGGCTTGTTTTGTGTTGCCAGTGGAGGATTCTTTGGTTGGTATATTTGATGCAATTAAATGGCAGGCAATTATTCATCAGAGCGGAGGAGGCACTGGTTTTGGGTTTAGTAGGTTGAGACCGCAGGGAGCGTTTGTGAAAACCTCGAGAGGGGTTGCCAGCGGTCCTGTGTCGTTTATGAAGATATTTGACGCGGCAACACAGCAAGTCAAGCAAGGTGGAACAAGAAGAGGGGCTAATATGGGAATGCTTAGAGTGGATCACCCAGATATTAAAGAGTTTATTACTTGTAAGCTTGAGGGGGGGATAACAAACTTTAATATTTCAGTGTTGGCTACCGACGATTTTATGAAGGCTTTGGAGGAAGATGGTGAGTATGAGTTGGTGGCTCCACATACAAAAGAGGTAGTTGGTAAGGAGCGAGCAAGAGAGATTTTTGATTTAATTTGTGACTCAGCTTGGAGGTCGGGGGATCCCGGAATGGTGTTTATTGATCGGGTTAATGCGAGTAAGGCTAATCCAGTGCCGAGTTTGGGGCCAATAGAGAGCACTAATCCATGTGGAGAACAACCGCTGTATGGTTTTGACGCGTGTAATTTGGGAAGTATTTTCTTAAGATATTTTGTTAAGGACGGAAAGGAAGGTAGAGGGGTTGATTGGGATGGATTGAAAGAAGCGGTTTGGCAATCAGTTAGGTTTTTGGATGATGTGATCGAGGTTAATCCGTATCCTTTACCGCAAATTTGGGAGACGGTTAGAAAGATTAGGAGGATTGGTTTGGGGATTGGTGGTTGGGCAGACATGCTGTTTTTGTTGGGAATTCCTTATGATTCTAAAGAGGCTTTTGATTTGGCTGAGAAAATCATGAGATTTATTAGTGATGAGGGGCATAAGGCTAGTGAAGCGCTGGCGGAGGATCGGGGCCCATTTCCTTTATGGAGTGAGAGTATATACAAAGAAGGTAGGCCGCTTCGTAATTCGACGGTGACAACGATAGCGCCAACTGGGACGATTTCGATTATTGCTAATTCAAGCAGTGGAGTAGAGCCGATTTTTGCATTGGCATATCGACATACAGTTAAGGATGAGCATATTAATAGAGAGTTGGTGTTTGTAAATCCGGTTTTGAGAGAGATTGGAGAGAAAGAGGGTTGGTGGAGTAAAGAATTGGAGGAAAAAATTGCAGAAACGGGTAATGTGCACGATGTGAAAGGAGTGCCTGATAAATGGAGAAAGGTTTTGGTAACCAGTCACGAGATCAAGCCGGCTGATCATGTAATGATGCAAGCGGCATGGCAGAGGTATACCGATAACGCAGTAAGCAAGACGATTAACTTACCGAATGAGGCAAAGGTCGATGATGTAGCTCAGGCATATCTGCAAGCCTGGTCGGAGGGTTGTATGGGAATTACGGTATATCGAGATGGTTCAAAAGATTGGCAGGTCTTAAACGTGGGAAGCAAGACTGATAAAAAGACTGATGATAAGGGGATGGTTATCGAGGAGAAGAGTGAAACTCGGTCTGAGGTGGCGGAGTTACGAGTAAGGCCGAAGAAGTTAGTTGGAAGTACATATAAGATCAAGACTCCGGTGGGGACGGCGTTTGTGGTAGTTAATAGTGATGATTTGGGTAACCCTTTTGAGGTGTTTGTAAATGTGGGTAAGGCGGGGACACATGTTACAGCCGATGCTGAGGCGATTGGTAGACTGGTGTCGCTTTCCCTGAGAGTACCTTCCGTGTTACCAGCACGTTCTGTGGCTGAGGCTGTGGTTGAACAATTAGCTGGAATTGGGGGGGCAGAGAGTGTGGGTTTTGGTAATGGTAAGGTGCGAAGTTTGGCGGATGGAGTGGCAAAGGTTTTGCGAGAGCATATGCAACCAGAAGTTGAGCAGGAAGTGAAGGGTGGGAGTAACGGTTTTGCGAGTAAATCACCACTATTGGATAGTGTGAGTAGTGGAGATCTGGGTGAGGTGGTGCAGCAGGAAGCGCTGCCTTTAACCAAAGAGAGGCGGGATTTGTGTCCCGAGTGTGGGCAAGCGACTTTGGTAATAGAGGAGGGTTGTTCAAAGTGCTACTCATGTGGGGCGAGTAAGTGTTAA